The Arachis hypogaea cultivar Tifrunner chromosome 19, arahy.Tifrunner.gnm2.J5K5, whole genome shotgun sequence genome has a window encoding:
- the LOC112778074 gene encoding serine/threonine-protein phosphatase 7 long form homolog → MAGLYHLARLNDRWFRLDEALDVAYQLGLPVDGRYVSGCLSKFHIYIEGGRPAWVWFQELLGVIPPPSQVKKYAVNCSWFQETFGECPEDADEETVRRYARAYIMMLLGTQLFADKSGNRIHIRWLPYVARLEELGTYSWGSAALAWLYRCMCRVANRHVVKLAGPLQLLQSWIFWRFPRFRPAGYETFSWPLASRWSGYNPSGSEKGPRVAMWRLRIDRLQDREFIWMPYSSPDVLQVLHPEVLEPRHMALWRSVTALIYFAVIEWHQIDRVLLQFGGVQPPPLPALNIDFLMSKDGRGGDRWFPSYLQKWHLYWDSRQESVLRFDVVADPGPSHEFLEWWSQHGKRFLSPDTQLGDPRAVPIPV, encoded by the exons atggcaggtctataccatcttgcaaggTTGAACGACCGATGGTTCCGGCTAGACGAGGCCCTT gacgtggcataccagctggGTTTGCCAGTGGACGGCCGTTACGTGAGCGGGTGCCTGTCAAAGTTCCATATATACATCGAGGGTGGCCGCCCAGCCTGGGtctggttccaggagttgcttgGAGTTATACCTCCTCCTAGTCAGGTTAAGAAGTACGCAGTGAACTgcagctggtttcaggagacTTTTGGTGAGTGCCCTGAGGATGCAGATGAGGAGACTGTGCGCCGATATGcccgtgcgtacatcatgatgttgttgggcacgcAGCTGTTTGCGGACAAGTCCGGGAACCGgattcacatcagatggcttccgTACGTAGCGAGGCTGGAGGAGCTTGGTACCTACAGCTGGGGTTCTGCAGCACTGGcttggttgtaccggtgcatgtgccgagtggcgaACAGACATGTCGTCAAGTTAGCGGGCCCGCTTCAGCTACTTCAGTCTTGGATCTTTTGGCGCTTTCCTCGATTTAGGCCTGCAGGATATGAGACGTTCAGCTGGCCGTTGGCCTCGAG ATGGTCAGGTTACAACCCTTCCGGGAGTGAGAAGGGTCCTAGAGTGGCGATGTGGAGGCTCAGGATAGACCGGTTACAGGATAGGGAG TTTATATGGATGCCGTACAGTAGCCCCGACGTACTTCAGGTTCTGCATCCGGAGGTTTTGGAGCCTCGGCATATGGCGTTGTGGCGCTCTGTGACCGCGCTGATCTACTTTGCtgtcatagagtggcatcagatagatCGTGTTCTTCTGCAGTTTGGAGGGGTACAGCCCCCTCCGCTtcccgccctgaacatcgactttctgatgtccAAGGACGGGAGAGGTGGCGATCGGTGGTTCCCGTCTTATTTGCAGAAGTGGCATCTCTACTGGGACTCTCGTCAGGAGAGTGTGCTGAGGTTCGACGTTGTTGCCGACCCCGGACCGTCGCATGAGTTCCTTGAGTGGTGGAGTCAGCATGGGAAGAGGTTCTTATCTCCGGACACGCAGTTGGGGGATCCGAGAGCAGTTCCGATTCCAGTTTAG
- the LOC112776022 gene encoding uncharacterized protein isoform X1, which translates to MAGEGDKKNDFYAVLGLNKECTDSELRNAYKKLALKWHPDRCSATGNSKFVEEAKKKFQAIQQAYSVLSDANKRLMYDVGVYDSDDDENGMGDFLNEMVTMMSQTNSNENGEESFEELQQLFEDMFQDDIGSDRSTTFTTAGCSSSSACMAYSGNSNSNKRNSAEMNFLKADNSFDFDTSYQNFCLGTGEAPPRYKEGKAKNNSRRRR; encoded by the exons atGGCTGGTGAAGGAGATAAAAAGAACGACTTCTATGCGGTTCTGGGATTGAACAAAGAGTGCACTGATTCAGAGCTAAGGAATGCATATAAGAAACTAGCACTG AAATGGCACCCTGATCGTTGTTCAGCGACGGGGAATTCAAAGTTCGTGGAAGAAGCTAAGAAGAAATTCCAAGCAATCCAGCAAGCCTATTCTG TTTTATCTGACGCCAACAAAAGGCTAATGTACGACGTGGGAGTCTACGACAGTGATGACGACGAAAAC ggCATGGGGGACTTCTTGAATGAAATGGTAACAATGATGAGTCAAACAAACTCAAAT GAAAATGGAGAAGAGAGCTTTGAGGAGCTGCAACAGCTGTTTGAAGATATGTTTCAAGATGATATTGGATCAGATAGAAGCACCACTTTTACTACTGCCGGTTGCTCCTCTTCGTCCGCGTGCATGGCTTATAGTGGAAACTCCAACTCGAATAAGCGCAATTCGGCTGAGATGAACTTTTTGAAGGCAGATAATTCCTTTGACTTTGATACCAGTTACCAGAACTTCTGCTTAGGG ACAGGGGAAGCACCTCCGAGATATAAAGAGGGAAAAGCTAAAAATAATTCGCGACGGAGGAGGTAG
- the LOC112776022 gene encoding uncharacterized protein isoform X2 yields MAGEGDKKNDFYAVLGLNKECTDSELRNAYKKLALKWHPDRCSATGNSKFVEEAKKKFQAIQQAYSVLSDANKRLMYDVGVYDSDDDENGMGDFLNEMVTMMSQTNSNENGEESFEELQQLFEDMFQDDIGSDRSTTFTTAGCSSSSACMAYSGNSNSNKRNSAEMNFLKADNSFDFDTSYQNFCLGAGLVNYHYYQ; encoded by the exons atGGCTGGTGAAGGAGATAAAAAGAACGACTTCTATGCGGTTCTGGGATTGAACAAAGAGTGCACTGATTCAGAGCTAAGGAATGCATATAAGAAACTAGCACTG AAATGGCACCCTGATCGTTGTTCAGCGACGGGGAATTCAAAGTTCGTGGAAGAAGCTAAGAAGAAATTCCAAGCAATCCAGCAAGCCTATTCTG TTTTATCTGACGCCAACAAAAGGCTAATGTACGACGTGGGAGTCTACGACAGTGATGACGACGAAAAC ggCATGGGGGACTTCTTGAATGAAATGGTAACAATGATGAGTCAAACAAACTCAAAT GAAAATGGAGAAGAGAGCTTTGAGGAGCTGCAACAGCTGTTTGAAGATATGTTTCAAGATGATATTGGATCAGATAGAAGCACCACTTTTACTACTGCCGGTTGCTCCTCTTCGTCCGCGTGCATGGCTTATAGTGGAAACTCCAACTCGAATAAGCGCAATTCGGCTGAGATGAACTTTTTGAAGGCAGATAATTCCTTTGACTTTGATACCAGTTACCAGAACTTCTGCTTAGGG GCTGGTCTTGTTAATTATCATTACTACCAATGA